A genomic window from Silene latifolia isolate original U9 population chromosome Y, ASM4854445v1, whole genome shotgun sequence includes:
- the LOC141631889 gene encoding protein FAR-RED IMPAIRED RESPONSE 1-like yields the protein MDQVIDMFGVKSTLGRSYLLYLPTTVYVVIPMLNDKCHHWWACVCDLKQKVNFILDSSTDLHADPDNHTAHEILYQVSSVLCGGLSAFEPLRLMHMNELSTLKSFNKQHGYMDQGQYVCHDLSKLADFLTSQGYEIESLVPVMCSNDILSSMGSRSSSNVITNEGQMVEVIASQSISEISALNIDVPENLNSEIVQDDVVDEAEVIEEAEVIEHTEEEETSGSSNMNRIFGCPTHLKPVIGMVFDTLELGIAFYEAYGKECGFVTRKGSQKNKQGVITHKTCLCNKAGECEAKGKKHRRQRTMVGCLARINFKRIANGKYQIYGFIEGHNHMPATPLTMVNKGPVMTYRMFKEYVRGYQNVGASLENFKNFSRDIKKFLSERDAQMLIEHFMKIKRMCPSFYFDFEVDEKGVDHHKRCVTFGAGLLINESKESFAWLFTRFLDAMGGRYPVCIITDEDLGIEGGLKKVFKDKVQHRYYMWHILKKLPEKVGPVICKETEFLKEINLCVWGEDVEPAEFEERWTAIVEAHGLSDNEWLQEKYGFRQFWIPSYFRDLFLGGLMRTTSRSESENHFFSNFTNPNLTLIEFWMRFECAMDTQRWAQSKLIAQSKYSFSDLATPLDVEKHAAETYTPRIFEEFKVEIKAACFTCAIGDKEKDKNHAILYIDVKDRERKKDYKVGYKTAEVKLACNCKKFERHGILCRHILCVLKDYGFEKIPSEYLLNRWSKLATRA from the exons ATGGATCAG gtgattgatatgtttggagttAAGTCCACACTCGGTAGATCATATCTCCTCTACTTGCCAACGACAGTATAT GTTGTTATCCCTATGCTTAACGATAAGTGTCATCATTGGTGGGCTTGCGTTTGCGATTTAAAGCAAAAAGTAAATTTTATCCTCGACTCGAGCACCGATTTACATGCGGATCCTGATAACCACACAGCCCacgagatt TTGTACCAAGTTTCATCTGTTCTTTGTGGTGGTTTATCTGCATTTGAACCTTTGCGGTTGATGCACATGAATGAATTGTCAACCTTAAAGTCCTTCAACAAACAACATG GTTATATGGATCAAGGGCAGTATGTTTGTCACGACCTCTCTAAATTGGCTGATTTTTTAACGAGCCAAGGTTATGAGATAGAGTCTTTGGTGCCTGTTATGTGCAG CAATGACATTCTTAGTTCAATGGGGTCGCGTAGTTCTTCTAATGTCATTACAAATGAAGGACAGATGGTTGAAGTTATTGCATCTCAATCCATATCAGAAATATCTGCCCTTAACATTGATGTTCCAGAAAATCTGAATTCAGAAATCGTACAAG ATGACGTAGTAGACGAGGCAGAGGTAATAGAGGAGGCAGAGGTAATAGAGCATACAGAGGAGGAGGAGACGTCCGGTTCAAGCAACATGAATCGGATTTTTGGTTGTCCTACCCATCTTAAGCCTGTTATTGGTATGGTCTTTGATACACTTGAACTCGGTATTGCCTTTTATGAAGCATATGGAAAAGAATGTGGGTTTGTGACTAGAAAAGGCTCACAAAAGAATAAACAGGGTGTCATTACACATAAAACTTGTTTGTGTAATAAGGCTGGAGAATGTGAAGCCAAAGGCAAAAAACACCGTAGACAAAGGACTATGGTAGGTTGCCTTGCTAGGATTAACTTTAAACGAATTGCTAACGGTAAATACCAAATTTATGGTTTTATTGAAGGGCATAATCATATGCCAGCTACACCATTAACAATG GTTAACAAAGGTCCAGTTATGACCTATAGGATGTTTAAGGAGTATGTCAGAGGTTATCAGAATGTGGGTGCTTCATTGGAAAACTTTAAAAACTTTTCAAGGGATATCAAAAAGTTCTTGTCAGAAAGGGATGCTCAAATGCTTATTGagcattttatgaaaataaaaagaATGTGTCCATCCTTTTACTTTGACTTTGAGGTAGATGAGAAAG GGGTGGATCATCATAAGAGATGTGTGACCTTTGGGGCTGGGCTTCTTATTAATGAGAGCAAGGAGTCATTTGCTTGGTTATTTACGAGATTCCTAGATGCTATGGGGGGTCGTTATCCTGTGTGTATAATAACTGACGAAGATTTGGGGATAGAAGGAGGACTTAAGAAAGTCTTTAAAGATAAAGTGCAACATAGATATTACATGTGGCACATATTGAAGAAGTTGCCAGAGAAGGTAGGGCCTGTGATTTGTAAAGAAACTGAGTTTTTGAAAGAGATAAACTTATGTGTTTGGGGCGAAGATGTGGAGCCTGCTGAATTTGAGGAAAGATGGACAGCCATTGTGGAAGCTCATGGGTTGTCGGATAATGAGTGGCTTCAGGAAAAGTATGGCTTCAGACAATTTTGGATTCCATCTTACTTTCGTGACTTGTTCTTAGGAGGGTTAATGAGAACAACCTCGAGGTCCGAGTCAGAAAATCATTTTTTTAGCAATTTCACTAATCCAAATTTGACCCTTATTGAATTTTGGATGCGCTTTGAATGTGCAATGGATACACAacgatgggctcaatcaaaactGATTGCACAATCTAAGTACTCATTTTCTGACTTGGCTACTCCTCTAGACGTAGAAAAGCATGCAGCAGAAACCTACACTCCGAGAATTTTCGAGGAGTTCAAAGTGGAAATAAAAGCAGCATGCTTTACATGTGCCATTGGAgacaaagaaaaagataagaatcaTGCAATTCTCTATATAGACGTCAAGGATCGTGAGAGAAAGAAAGACTATAAGGTGGGTTATAAGACAGCTGAAGTGAAACTAGCATGCAATTGCAAGAAATTTGAAAGACATGGAATACTCTGTCGACATATTCTCTGTGTCCTTAAAGATTATGGTTTTGAGAAAATTCCAAGCGAATACCTACTTAATAGGTGGAGCAAACTAGCAACCCGCGCCTAA